A genomic stretch from Halichoerus grypus chromosome 7, mHalGry1.hap1.1, whole genome shotgun sequence includes:
- the MEX3A gene encoding RNA-binding protein MEX3A yields MPSLVVSGIMERNGGFGELGCFGGSAKDRGLLEDERALQLALDQLCLLGLGEPPAPTAGEDGGGGGGGAPAQPAAPPQPAPPPPPAAPPAAPPAAPAAQTPQPPTAPKGASDAKLCALYKEAELRLKGSSNTTECVPVPTSEHVAEIVGRQGCKIKALRAKTNTYIKTPVRGEEPVFMVTGRREDVATARREIISAAEHFSMIRASRNKSGAAFGVAPALPGQVTIRVRVPYRVVGLVVGPKGATIKRIQQQTNTYIITPSRDRDPVFEITGAPGNVERAREEIETHIAVRTGKILEYNNENDFLAGSPDAGLDSRYSEAWRVHPPGCKPLSTFRQNSLGCIGECAVDSGFEAPRLGEQGGDFGYGGYLFPGYGVGKQDVYYGVAETSPPLWAGQENAAPTSVLFSSASSSSSSSAKARAAPPGAHRSPAASAGPELAGLPRRPPGEPLQGFSKLGGGLRSPGGGRDCMVCFESEVTAALVPCGHNLFCMECAVRICERTDPECPVCHITATQAIRIFS; encoded by the exons ATGCCTAGTCTAGTGGTATCTGgaataatggaaagaaatgggGGCTTTGGAGAACTAGGATGTTTCGGGGGAAGCGCTAAGGACCGAGGGCTGCTGGAAGACGAGCGCGCCCTTCAGCTGGCTCTCGATCAACTCTGCCTCCTGGGTTTGggggagccccccgcccccacggcGGGCGAGGacgggggaggtggggggggcggcgccCCCGCGCAGCCGGCCGCCCCCCCGCagccggccccgccgccgccgcccgcggcGCCCCCGGCCGCCCCGCCGGCGGCCCCCGCGGCGCAGACGCCccagccccccaccgcccccaaaGGGGCCAGCGACGCCAAGCTCTGCGCTCTCTACAAAGAGGCCGAGCTGCGCCTGAAGGGCAGCAGCAACACCACCGAGTGTGTCCCCGTGCCCACCTCCGAGCACGTGGCCGAGATCGTGGGCAGGCAAG gcTGCAAGATTAAGGCTCTGAGGGCCAAGACCAACACGTACATCAAGACGCCGGTGCGCGGCGAGGAGCCCGTGTTCATGGTGACCGGGCGGCGGGAGGACGTGGCCACAGCCCGACGGGAAATCATCTCGGCGGCCGAGCACTTCTCCATGATCCGCGCCTCGCGCAACAAGTCGGGCGCCGCCTTCGGCGTGGCTCCTGCCCTGCCGGGCCAGGTGACCATCCGCGTGCGGGTGCCCTACCGCgtggtggggctggtggtgggcCCCAAGGGGGCAACCATCAAGCGCATCCAGCAGCAGACCAACACGTACATCATCACGCCGAGCCGCGACCGCGACCCGGTGTTCGAGATCACGGGTGCGCCGGGGAACGTGGAGCGCGCGCGCGAGGAGATCGAGACGCACATCGCGGTGCGCACGGGCAAGATCCTCGAGTACAACAACGAGAACGACTTCCTGGCGGGGAGCCCCGACGCCGGCCTGGACAGCCGCTACTCCGAGGCCTGGCGGGTGCACCCGCCCGGCTGCAAGCCGCTCTCCACCTTCCGCCAGAACAGCCTGGGCTGCATCGGCGAGTGCGCCGTGGACTCCGGCTTCGAGGCCCCGCGCCTGGGCGAGCAGGGCGGGGACTTCGGCTACGGCGGCTACCTGTTCCCGGGCTACGGCGTGGGCAAGCAGGACGTGTACTACGGCGTGGCCGAGACCAGCCCCCCGCTCTGGGCGGGCCAGGAGAACGCCGCGCCCACCTCGGTGCTCTTCTCCTCCGCCTCCTCGTCGTCGTCCTCGTCCGCCAAGGCCCGCGCCGCGCCACCGGGGGCGCACCGCTCTCCCGCTGCCTCGGCGGGGCCTGAGCTGGCCGGACTGCCCAGACGCCCGCCGGGAGAGCCGCTGCAGGGCTTCTCCAAACTGGGGGGCGGCCTGCGGAGCCCCGGCGGCGGGCGGGACTGCATGGTGTGCTTCGAGAGCGAGGTGACGGCCGCCCTCGTGCCCTGCGGACACAACCTGTTCTGCATGGAGTGTGCAGTGCGCATCTGCGAGAGGACCGACCCGGAGTGTCCCGTCTGCCACATCACGGCCACGCAAGCCATCCGAATATTCTCCTAA